The genomic region CTGTTCCCCTCCCCGTGCACAAAGCTGAAAGCATCCTCTGCGctgggagcagagcctgctctGAAGACAGCCGAGTACTCCAGCCAGCAGGCACCAGGGCCGACCACATGATGCAATAGGATACTTCTATACCTGAATTTGTGTTAAAAGTGGATTAAATCCTTCAGAAAGCACCATTTTCCAATTTTACAGATAGCTCTAGCTATGAATTAacataaaaaatgtttaaaacaaccaaaaaaggcTTCTATGAACAGTAATACACATTCTGTCTTATCAGATATGCGTACCATGGCTGTTAGCGAGTATTGTGTTAAGAACTATTTTGACTACCATTGCAAGACTTCACTATATaccaataatttttaaaaacttctcTATTTTTCAAGTAGAATCAATTGATTTATTTACACTAGAACTGTATATAAATTATACCCTAACACTCACAAAAAAAAGCTCACAGAACTGACTGACAGCAAAAAGTAATTAATAACccgttgttgtttggtttttgtgtgtttgtttgtttttttttttttaatatattttggcaatgtgtgtgtgttgggagGAGGGGGATTTCATTTCAGTTTCTCCAAATTTATTTCATTCTCTCAGACTTCTTTGGTAAGAGTCATTTGAATGCTTCTCCACATGTAGCACTTCTAAATAATTTTGTCATCTAATTAGGAGAAAGCACCCGGAAttcttttcttaagaaaatgaaTTTCTCATTTAACTAGAAGCGGGAGACACTGAACACAGCTGTGCAGTCATCTCATGTCTATTTCCATTCAGCACCATATAATTCCCAGTTTCACAACCTTCAAGTTCACAGACgttttaaaataaacaagaaaataacagcacAAATGCCCATGTGTGGGGTACAATATTACCATGTTATTATAATCTGAAGGATTGtatgttttctttccaaaaactTCACAGCTTTCCAGAAACTCTTCATTCTTTCTGCAGACATGCTCACTTAAAATTTTCCCCGCTGTTTCACCAAACTCCAGCTTTTCCAACTTTTGAAATTCCAACATGTCAATGAAAGTTTCCTatattaaattaataaaaattaattaacgGTATGCCTGTACAAAAACAGTATCGAACCTTACGGTTTAGATGCTTTTTGCCTCATTTGACCTTCTCTCTTTCAGTTTGGCAGAGTGAGAAGTTAAAATCTGTgccattttaaataattaatacgAAACAGTAGTGGAGGAACAACAGGTAATTCCAGCAAGTCTTTACCCTGGTTGAGCCACTTATAGGATTAAAAAACAAGTGGAAGCTAATCGTCCCATAGAACACACAAATTTAActccattttcattttatcagATTAAGTTTAAAAAAGCCTAGATTAAAAAGGGGAAGCACTACTAAACACATACTTTCCTGTATAAACACATGATTTATTATCATAACACAAAATGTTGCTATGAAAATTAAACATAAATCTTTCTCAGAGGAGTAAAATTGAACCCACTTCAAGCTCCTTTGCAACATATGCCAAGTTAATTTCTGTGGTCTCTGATTTCACTTGAATGAAGTAATTGTTTTATGCCCCAAAGGGATGGAAATAACTGGTTCCTTGTGTGTCTAGAAACACATATCACCTGTTCTCTTCAGGAGCAAACCAGAAGTGTACCTTCATCAGCAGCCAGTCTGAACTCCTCCTGCAACTGCTTCCAGGCTCAGGAAAGCATTAAAAAAGGCCCCAGGAGCAGGAACCAGAAGCTATGGCTGTTCCCACCTTATACAACTATCATAGCCAcgatattagaaaaaatattcTACACTCCTTTCCCAGCCTCAGATTTTTCATCTTCCCTTACTTGTTGGCACAGATTTAAAAGGGGAGGTGAAGACTACTCCCTCATCCAAGGACTAGCCTAAAGCACCACATTTTTTTCTAGCTATAAACAGATGACTTCTTCTTGGTTCTTAGAAATAAACAGATGCAGTCACCGTGCTCTGAAGGAAGTCCCAGCCATGGGCTGCACATGAAGGGCAGCACTTTTCTCAAGCAGCTTTCAAAATTCTGGGAAGGCCTGGATTTTGGAgacatgtttttcatttttcttactgCTGATACTAGTCTGCTCCTTGCACAGCATCCTATTCAACATTCCTAATTTTTCCTACACACTCTAATTTTGCACTTTAGATATTAGAAACCTGAGTCTTGCTGTCTGTATAACTGAGAATAGCCCATGTTTCTCAGATATTATATTTATCCAGCAACACAGATGATAGGTAATACCTCAGTCTTCAGTAAGCAGTTCAGGGACACATCAGATCTGGAAAACAACATCTCAGATCTGGAATCCCACAGTTTAAACTTCTTGCCACAGGTGAAATAACTCTTCAATCTCTTTCTCTGAGTAAAGAATGAACTCTTAAAGCTTTCTAAGTTAGTTTTAGCTATTTTCACATGCTCCAATGCTTCTTTAGCTTCTCCTTTGAAAAGATTTTTCTGATGAAAGATACAACCTAGACTACATggaatgaagaagaaaattttttttaaaagtaacttttaaaaattcagtcaTGATATTAATCATAAAGTTACTTTCCACTTTGTATAAGAACACAAAAATAATATGTATTATCTTTTAAAATTGTTATCCGTAACTATCCTAGTTTGTAAAGTATCTCACCATGCATCTCTCACTTTTGAGATACTCCCATATTATATTCCACCTGTTACAAATTCCTCCAGCTAGACTGACCCCAATGTATCATCTTTTGTACAGTGAACTTTCAAGAATTAACAATGAAGTGACTTTTCTGCCCCAATAAAATTATATTGGAAATGTATTCGCCTGTTTGCCATAACATCTCCACAGCCTTCGGCTACTAATTCTCTCATAGCATATGTTGTGCACATACAGAAGTGCCAACATAAGTACTTCTAGATTTTTTCATTTAGTAAATTAACACTAGAGGGCTTCCCCCAACCTCAGAATCAAACCTAGGACACATGCGTAGCTAACGTATAATTCTGGATAGTAACATGAATAACCTGAAAGAGAGAACCAGGATTCATGAATAACACTGTCTGCATGCAGTAAGCTTGGGGCGGGGGGGCCAGTAGTGATGAGGACAGGACtatagatttttttctgttgttcttaCTTTATCCCAAACCAGTATAATTTACATTTATTTCAGATTCATATCAAACACATaaggttaatatttttaattaaggcAATGCAAGTAGCGTTGGCAGATGAGGGGTGGGGGAACTAAAACCTTCTCCTGGTCATAGTTCTCATTCTGTCTTCCCCTGCCGTATTCTTCTAGCTCATATTGCCATCCCTCCTAGGCACGTCTTGCCCTCTCTTTCTCCCAGCCTTACAAGCTAAGAATTATGTATGGCTCCATCTAAACTTTTCGGCACCCTCTTCAAAACCTGCCATTTTGGGCCGAGATCAGGCTCTGTCTATCAGCGCTTGTCTTCTAACAGAGCACAATAATTTGTCAGGCATTCAGATGAATTTCAATGAAAATTTTATAAGTTAGCCTGTTAATGTCCAATTTAAACATGTGAGGAAGGAGATGGTGCAAAGTCAGAGTGGCAAAAGGGGCCTTGCCATATTTTGTAACACAAATATATAAACAGACAAAATGTACATCTCGTTCATTCCACCCTTACCATCTTCTATTTCCTTGAAAAAGTCCTGAGAAGCAGGATAATAGCTGCTTTCTTTGGCCTTTAAGATCTCAGTAATTTTTTGAACAACAGGACTCTGAAGCTAGCATTTAACAAAGGAGAAAGCGAGCAATTAAAGATCAAGGCCACCTGTCAAAAGCATGGAAAAAGAAGGGAAGTACAGTACTGTGATTGTACAGAGCTCTTCTCTCCCCACTCCCCTTTACATTTAAGGATGAACAACACTGAACTTTGGAATTTAATTTTGATCAGAGGAAAACCATAAGAAAAAACGTTGAAGGCAGACCTAAAAAGGCTGTTTATGAAGACGTAGATCACACCTCCAGATTTATTTACTAAACAAAACTATGGCCAAGCACCCTCTCAGAAATTACTGGCAGTAGATCCTTTGAACAGTTCCTTGAAATCATTCCAGATGTGAAAAATCTGCATGTTACTATTTAATTTTCTAATAAATAAGTTACGTGGTAATTTGGTGTTTGAATGGATGCTGAGAGTTTAACATAAATGTTAAATAGATTTTATTTAATAACTTTTTATTACACTTTGTTAGTGTTTACAAATAGAGGAAATAATGATATACAGCaaagcattttaataaaatactaatGGAACATTAAAGTTTACATTCTTCCTTTTGCACTCTATTTCTTCCCCTTTCAGTCCCTTCATTTAAGCTAATTCATCTGTTCTCCCTCAGTTTCACGTCCATACTTCAGCTATTCTGCCTGGCACACCTATTTCACTGCCATGACATACAACAAGGAGCTGATCCTGTCCAAGGCCTTCAAAATCATTTGTTATTGACAGGATTATCAATCTTTGCTTATTCAACCACTGATTATCAATCACCTCTGCACACAGCCAGCCCTAAACTGAAATCAAGCCTTTGGTTTACTTAAACAGTGAGTTCTCTGGGACATGACTCATGTTATTGCTGTTGCTATATGTAAGAGACACATATCACAATAAGTGCCATGCTCCTTTTTGATGCCATCCTTTCAGATTAGTACCAATCTCATTGAAAATGATGAGGCCTTTTATGATAAGGGTACAGTTCACTCAAGGAAACAGAGAAATGCAATCTATTGGAAACacatttaaaaagtaattcaACAGAATAACCTTATTGTGTACTCTTGAAGCACAGCTTCATGCAATTCTGGTGACTCTAATGACAGATTAAATCTTGCTTTTGAAACTAATAAACCAAAAATATAGATTCTTGTAAGTCCATGTTTTCATATGACAGAGCAATTACaatgtttaaaatatattaattgcaCAGAAAAGACATTAAACATCTTTTAATGCTtagaaaaaatgaagtaatataAATATCATGTTTGGAACACTATTTAATTACTTTCTCACTCATGCAATTTACTACCAGTTTACATCTGAGACTCAAAACCACCAAAATGagttcttttccccctttttttttttttttcctctcctgtgttGCATAGGTCACACAGTAGTCTTTCCTTACTTATTTTCAGTGTGTATTTGATGCAAGTCAGTCTTTGCTGCAACTATGGGAATGAGGAGTTCTTCCTGACACCAGTCCTTTCAAAATTTGTGTTTTACTTCACATGACTTCCACGTGACGTTCCATATCTTAGGAAAGACAGCCTGGCCAGGACCTATGGTTTTCCTTATTGCTTTGAACAGGTAGTAACACTTGGAGGCAAAGCGTAACTAACAAAGAGAACTAACATTACAAATTAGTAATAACAGTAACTTGGCTATTGGTGCCACATTACAAACTGCTCCTTTAAATCTGAGAAAGACAAGCTAGCCTAAGCCATGCTTTTCAAACTTCTGACTATTTGAATCAAAATCAGCTCTATATCTTCTTTTTTCAGCCACATAAACATATACTTGAATCTCAGTCAAATTGTACTGTATATGGAAATTATGTTTTGGGACAGTAAAAGTTCTCAGTCAGTTGAAAATTAATATTGAGCAGTTTCAGAAGTTCGGAAGtattctctcctccttccctcagaAAACAGATTCCAAGTAGGGGAAGAAGGAAGCAGGCACAGTTCTATATCCCCTATACCCAGTATTTTCCTAGCAGGATAAACAAATCCTTTTAATAGCACAAACCCTCCTTTCCATGGTTTAATAGCCACTAGTATATACCATTTAAAGTCAGTTTACGTGGAGGCTATAagcttatatttaaaaatatttcctagaAATATGCACCCATGATATCCTTTTGAAAGATATTTTTCTGTGATGCAAATGCATAGCACTGATTATGAATTTTTTTCAAGTTCACACATCTATTTTAaattcttcatcttcttccaCTACTTGAACATTTCCTAACTTCTCTCCACATTGTTTCTTATACCGTGTCAATACAAAGTTGTGCTCAGGACAGCATGTAGAAACTTGCAGCATGTTACTGTTTGTTATGATACTTTAAGCATGTGCTCAAACAAAAGTTATTTTGCTGAATTAGGTCAAAGCCATAGATTAATTAAACTTCACACCAGCATCCCAAGTGAGCTTCTTGGAGGAATGTCTTCATCAGTGTGTGGACTTGAGTCACTTCAGGCCCTCATAAGGTATAAAGTACATTATTGCAAAACATCAGAACAGATGAGCAACCTTTGAGTGACAGAGTTCAGGGAGACAGAGTTCTTGCTACGGACTCAAGTGCAGTTAAAGATGTGCTGCTACATCTACACTGTGTCTCCTTTACTCCTCTCTGTGCCAGAGctgtttacaaacaaaaaaactgaaaaataacacaAACGGAAGCAATAAGGAAAATAGTGGTGCAAGTCTGCTCTTGCATAAGTAGTTACAAACCTGAGGTTCACTTTCAGggtttatttttgcttgttttcatgGTGAAGACATGAATTGCACAAGTGCAGCCACAGCATACCTGTTGCTTTGCACTCATAACTCAACTGTCCTGTGTAAGCAAGTGGGCAAAACCACAAGTTAGAGAAGCTAGGATGAGCAGCACAGTGCTTCTGTTTATCCGTTTTAACATTAATTCCTCTCCTGAGACCTAATTTATTAGGCCCTGATAGAGTAACAAATGGTTTCTTCAGCACTTTGGAGCTCGCACTCCCTCCAGGACTGCACTGGAGCACCTCCAGCTGCTCCAGCATGGTGGAGCCCACACCAGCTCTCCCCTCCTCAAAGCCTTCCCCAGATCTCCCACTCGGGCCAGTTTCCATCTCGCCCATGAAGAGGTCACGCCTTACACTGCTGCATGCTCCTTAGAGACTCGTAAAGCTGACATTAATTTAACGAGTTCATTTGTGGCTTTACGAAGGAGGTTATGCACCCTTAACATAATAAACTCCTTAAACTTCCCAAAGTTCATAAATCTGACAGGGTTTGGGTTTGCTCCAGTGTGGAAAGGAGGAGCAAAAATTACATTTTGGGGGTTTATTTTGCTGTTGTTGAACACTGAAATCACAGTATGAGGTGTCACTGAAGTTTAGAGATAAGATTTAAATGTCAAGGCTATAAATGAAACTCCTTGTATGTATACTGAGCAAGCACTAAATTCATGTCAAAATCTCTACACCTTCATTTCTCACTTAGTCTCTTCTTTGCAaaagtttttaatatattttattctaaaaataattttaagcacTTTTTGCTGAAGACTATTGTTTTTATAACATCGAAGAGCAACACATGGAGACTGGAAGTTCTGACATATTTAAGTTGAAAACTCCAGCAGGTAATACTGCTGGGAAATTTTGGCTTCTCTGTGCACAATATGTTAGTTAAATAAACAGCCACAATAGTGCTACAGATACTGTTTGTGACAAGTATATCTTAGATACTTGTTTCCGTAACATCAAACCAAAGCGGAAATAATCCCATTctcattttaagcagaaataCCTAAGCCAGCTGAATGCTTGTATCAGGTTTCACAAAAATCAGCTTCCTTAATGAACACAGATTTAGCAATGAACTGCAAACTTAGTTGTTAACTTCCTCTTCTCTTTAAGCCAGCCCCTATTTGCCCTcagtctctttctcttcctcactaatcttcaaaaaaaaaaaaaatcccctgaccTTTCCAAAGTGCCCAGCAGTGGATTTCAGATGCATTCAGGTTGCTGTGCTTGAAATCCTTCTCCTTTGAAGTTGATGGGAGTTTTGTCATGGGCTACAATCAGGAAGAGATTTCCTTCTCTGCAGGAGAGTTGCCGTTCTCTCCCTGCCCCTATTCATAACTCCTGTCTCTCAAGATCAAACTGCCGAGATAATGACCAGCCCGAAATCTGAAGGCTGCTAACAATGTACTGAAGGACAGAAGATGAAAACTATTCTTATTGTCATTGCCACCAGTATTTATACACAGTATCTGGAATACTGTGGCATAAATTGCACACACTTATTCCCTTCTTGAAATGTCAATTTTTGTCATAGAACTGTAGGAATAAGAACTGTAAGTGTTCTGTGAAATCCGTTTGGCCGTCCTGGTCTTAAATTTCTGCTTCCTGCATCCCAACTATGGACACGATTCACTGAATATTGGTCTCTTCCTCAATCCAGAATTTGTTCCTGGGATCTGTAAATACAGAAACTTACTCAGAAGTAGGATATTTCCATTTAAAACATGTTATTTTGATGAGCCAATGCTTTTCAAAATTTTGAGAAAGAGTCCCAGATAATAGGGGTCAGAAGCACAGACGTGACTCGGGACCTGCAAAGAGCAGTACGACAATTTTTGCTTTCATGACACTGCCTTTTCATACCAAGCATAGATCCACCGTCAATTTAAAGCGGAGCTTCAAGTGCAATTTTAAGGGAATTTTTACTGAAAGGTAGGAATCTGATCTGGGTTATGGCCtctctgtaatatttttttaagatattCATGTAGACTCAGCTAcacttcaaaatgaaatatttcattctaTTCCCAGAACTTTTACAATACAAAGAAAACCCAGACATTTTGTAGCCAGCCCTAATTCTGAGTGTCTACTACACAGGGTTGTTAATAAAGCAAGAGGTTTCTATGCAACTTTAAGACATATACACTAAAAGAATTTGCACTTATATTGATTTAATTACTTATGCCTGATTCTTTAAGATTTTCTCATGTAAATACTTGTTTTCATGCCTTATAAGAGTTATCAGGAGTTAAGCTAAGTTTTGAAACCCTGTATGTGAATCTCCTACGAtttgcatttcagaagcagcacagTTTTGGGAAAACTGGTAGAAAACTAGATACTACTTCTGTTTATTACCACTCTCTTAGGAGCTTTCCTCCTTTATGAGCTGTAAAAGCCTTTAATCGTGTGACTTAATAAACTGTTTTTACATCATATAGTCAGCAGACAGTCAGTTTGAGGTGATGATTCCCTGCGTGCTGGTGTGGCAGTTTCCCCACGCCACAGCAGGAGAGGCGGTTCATCATCAGTGCCACAAGGGAAGTGACTCATCCCTCATCTTTCACATTGACATAGACTGGACAAGAAGGACAACACCTATCACTGCATCAAGGATGGCTCTGGACACCTGAGCACAGGAAAGAATATATACCTCATGCTGCAAATTCAGATGACAGCAGTCACATACATTATaggaaaaggaacaaaatgaaaataagagtGACACGCCACACAGAAGTAAGCCCTCAGCAGCAAGCCATCTCTGAGGAGTCTATAGAGAGTGGAGTAGTTGCTTTTTTTAAagagccactttttttttcttttcataagagTTGTGCTGCATCACTTGTCTCTACTGCCAGTTAAaatctcatcctttttttttactgctttattACAAGTATTTGGCTATAAATACCTCTTCTATGAATGCTACCACATGCTCGAGTGGTGTTTGAGACAGCTTCCCAAACTGAAGGTTCTTTCTGTTCTCCATTCCAAGGCCTTCTGTGGTCTTCCTCATGGCACTGATAGCTTTCTGCATCACTTCATGTAGCATCTGAAGCAAGTAAGATGCAGGTTATCAGTTTGACTGTGGCACTGTTTGGACAGAATAAAGAAGACGAAGAGAACCTCCACTGCCCATCACTGGTCTCCAACAACCAATGCATCACACAAGTCAAAATCTCAGCCTGTTTTGTTGGGACTGAGGGGAGAAAGCAAGGTATATAAACAGGCAAGTTGCAAATCCAAAGACTGTTTCCCAGAACACCCTATACTACATATACACACTCCTAAACCTGCTTTTCCAGTTTCCCTATGGATGTGCATTGACCTTTCCCAAGCCTTTGGGCTTGGAAACATGGTCATGCAAATCACCTTTTGAAAACTATCCCTGGATACTTCACACCACCTTTCATCAGTACCAtatttcaatatacataattGCATTTAGTCATCTATATTCTCTCTGCCAAAAAGATTTATATTCACATCTTCCAGAGAGCTTGCTTTTTCACTGGCAGATACAGAATTACGGTCACGCTTCCAGACACAAGTGAGATTGCATTTTAGGACATGAGATGAGACTGCCACAGACCTAACTCTGCTCAACTCTATACACGTGATTCTCATGTTAGTGGGCACCAGAATAATATTTCTGACAGCATAATCTCACTGTAAATTATGTATTCACGTCCAAAAATAAACTAACTCTTCAAAATCTTGTTTGTCAGAGCTCTGTATTTCATGACTTGGCAGCTGCGCAAGTTACCGTGAATTTCACTGCTTGCTCAGAAATACAGAATCTGGATTTTTCATTGAAGCAAAATACTTTTAACCTACCTGAGAAAGTTAAAAGCCATAACTGAATACAGGCTGGTCCCAGTTCACCCCATCACACCAACAAGCACATATAGCATTAAGTGACCCTTATGGCCACGTTGTAGCTCCCTGAATACCATTAGAGGACAAAGAGGGACTGAGGCATCTCCTCAGCAGAGGAATAATCCCCTCAGAGAAGGTCAGCATGTTCCTGGCATAGACCAGCAACTAAAAGTAAGAAACAGCAACAGCCCTGGCCATAGCACAACTCCATCAgtaggaggagaggggagagaagggCAGCTACACTGTGCACAACTAAAGTTTTCACAGATTTTTCCAGCTGGACATTACATTAACGAAAACACTAACTTGCCACAAAGGTTTTAACTGAGACCGAGCTTTACACAGTTCTCATATTTCTAGTTTTCAGCACAGATGTCGCACGGCCAGTACAACACAGAAGAAATCAATGACTTTTGTCAAGATAAACAGCACGGAAGATCTTCAAACCACATACCTTAAAGGGAGAAGGCGGCAGGCAAGGATGGCAGGAAGACTACCACTACAAAGCATCAGCATTTCTAACCCTTGGTTAGTATCCCACAGTTAACCTATTAAAATGTATACAGCTTTGAGAAGAGATAAGTGAAGCCTCACAGCGATGCAAAGAAGAGTTACACAAACACATAATATTTGAGCCTGCTGATCAAATTGAGAATCTGGAACGAGCTTGAAGCTTTGTCCATTCCCCACTCCCCCtcaaagaacaaaaaaccaaaacaacaacaaaaacccaaacttttttgttttgggCTAAGAGTAAATTTCATTGAGACGACATTCTCACCATCTTCCCTGCTAGTCGCTTCACTCTTCAGACTTCCAAAATAACCCAACCCTtggaattgaaaaacaaaaccaaaccaaaccaaaccaagaatctacctctgctttctcctgctatCCGCACTGCGCGAGGGAACAACAAAACCTCCTCGATTCCCCGGAGAACGCCCACCACGATCCGGCCGCGGTCCCCCGTGGGGCAGCAGGAAGCACCCGCGGCGGCTGCCGGCGCTTCCCGGGCGCTGCCTCCCCCAAGCGGGTTAGGGCTCGGGCTCCAGCCCCGGCCCCACTGCCCTGCCACGCCCGGGACCGCTTCGCAGAGCCGAGATAAGGACACCGAAAGCTTCTCCGCTTCCTCCACCGCGGCGATTTATTACCCCCCGGTGCACACACTCCCCGCCGTCCCGTACTTGCCGTTCGCCGCGTCCTGCCTCCTGGGAATGGCGGTTCTCGGCCCTCCCCCGCTACCGCCACCTGCGCCGCCGAGGGTTGGCGGGCGCGGAGCCCGGGGACCGCTCAGCTCCTCTCCCTCCGGCGGCTGAGCGGGGGCGGACAGCCCGCCGCCAGCGGCAGCCCCGGGGGAGGGCGGCGGAGCCCCGGGGAAAGCAGCTGGGGAGAAGACAACAGGCGGAGTGACCGGATTTGGAGGGCAGCATCGGGTCCTTATAGAACAGTACTTATACAtcactcctctccccaccacctccGAGAACGCATGAAATTCGGGTCCCTATCTCACCATCACCCCTTAACAAATATTTACAAAACTGCTATAAATTAATTGTTTGCTTTCTGCTCATACTTGCTCCCCAGCACACCTTGGGGATTCCAGGACAGCCTATCAGATAGAAGCTGTTAGAAATAAAACAGACCACAAATGTCCAGTTTCCACTTGTGGCTAGCGTCACTGCATCCCCTGGGACCTGTCCTCACACAGGGACAGGGGCTTGGAAGGAAACGTCACAGCTATCATGACTTTATTTGGACAGCTCTTAGTTAAACTTCAGGTCATGGGAAAAGTAACTGCCTCTTAGACAGTGGTGTGAGGAGAGCTGCTTTCTGAAGTTACACGCTCTGCATAATAAATATTTCCTATCGCGATTTAAAACTTCTCCTTGATTTGCTTTtgtaacagcagcagaaacaggTCACTAGTGATGGCCTTCACAACTTCACAGCTGCTCGAGCTGGCTAATTGTTTCTGATTAAGCACAAACAAAATACAGATATTTGCAGAGTATGTTTTCAACACAGTGAAAGCAAAAAATCTGTAGATGTTTGAGAAAAACATCCATCATGTCAGCTGGAAAGAAAGACAGTTTTATTTGGCATGTGATGGGTTTCTCTCCAAGGTTTCTTCAGTTTGGCCCATACAGGCTGCTCATTCCTTTGTCAGCAAATGGTGGCCAGCCGTCTTGCTGGTCAGCTAAACTGTAGAGCACCTCTGTAGATGGCTACTCATCTCAGAAAAAGTTGTTTTCCCCCATGTGACTAATGCAACAGTGCCATTATAAAATATGTGCATGCTCCTGGCATGGGCATCTACAAGATCTCTGTGATTAAggagtttttttttaagaaaaccaggttgcaccaaggaaaaaaccaaaatgttgACTATAAGCTGAGCTCAACTACCAGTGTATCCAAGAAACCAGTACCTGTAGGTGGGCAAAGCTCTGACTGTGCAGAGCCCTTCTCTGCTGCATTAAAGCTCTCATGAAAATTAAGCACAAATAGCAAGGTAACCCTTATCAACAGCAATCCACTGCCTGccagctgctgcctgacagacCTAGGGAGCTGGCTTTCCCTCTCACTTTGTGCAATAAACTAGTGTGCCTTGATGATTTTTTCTCTCATTCTTCTGCAGTACCGAAGACGCTgtatttcttccctcttttttttttcctgtgagcacCTTTGTCCTCATACTCTCAGAAAAGGGGATGACTCCCCACGCTGCAGGGGCCAGCTGGAGTACAGCACTGTGGCTAGGGCTTGGAGTTTGGATCTCTCACCAGTGCTATCCTTTTGCTTTTCATGCTTCATTTGTTTGACATCTAGCATGTAACCAACTTTTAGAGCACTTCCTACCTCTCTCAAGGAAACAGCAAGGGAACACttttctttcagcttctcttgCTCTTTGGAGCCATCAATCTGTGCAACAAAGCTCCTCACTGCCAGGCTTGATCTACTTCTCTTTTCTGGGATCCCAGAGCAGGAGAGAAAATAGCTGTCCTGCTATAAGTGCAGGGTTTTTTCTAAGACTTCCCTGCAAACAAACCTGCATCTTGGGCCACATCCAGAGCAGTCTTCAAACTTACATGGGCACTGGTAAAAAAGTCTCATCTGTCTGTCTATATCTGTTGAAGGCAAATAATTTCCCCATATCCTCAGGGAGAAACCAAGTGcaatatttttcaaagaaaataattccaCCATTAAACAAGGGCTAAAATTCCTGAAAATTGACTCTAAGTATCTTACTGACTTCTTCTGTAACCTCAGGGACAGACATAATTTGTTCTCAAGTTTTATTTGACTTATTCTTTTCTGA from Patagioenas fasciata isolate bPatFas1 chromosome 2, bPatFas1.hap1, whole genome shotgun sequence harbors:
- the LOC139827274 gene encoding dynein axonemal heavy chain 11-like isoform X2; the encoded protein is MLHEVMQKAISAMRKTTEGLGMENRKNLQFGKLSQTPLEHVVAFIEEETFIDMLEFQKLEKLEFGETAGKILSEHVCRKNEEFLESCEVFGKKTYNPSDYNNMEFEDDYTEFKAQILDPDRCPASVLCIGFHDCSGLESMFKLLAIFGSFLQKSVIVEIFSLNYNI